The DNA region TCTGAGAGGATTTGATAAGAAAATGCTGAGTTTCCCTTGTATTGCCAGACTTCAGTTAGGCgatgctgtttaaaaataagctGGAGGTGAGGAGAATGGCTCTCCCCCAGAGGGTCACAGGTCTGTAAAGCTCTCTTCCTCAGAGAGCAGTGGACAGTAGGGCATTGAAAATGGTAAATCCTGAAGTAGATACAGTTTTGATTGACAAGGAAATCAAAGGAAGACAGGAAGGTGGAGCTGAGGTCATAATCAAATCAGTTGTGATGTCAGTGCATGATGgtgcaggcttaaggggctgaatggcctgctcctataaATTAAATTATATGTTTGTACACAAGGCAAAATCGAACCATAGAACTGCAGTGGAAATGGGTGGTCTTCATGATGCCATTGGAGGCTCATCTCAGGGTCAAACCAGGGAGTAGAGTTGTGAACAGACTGGTTTAGACACAGACTCCTGCCAGGATCAGCAACTAGGAACAATGTTTGGACCAGGAACTGAAAACAATGGCTTCAGCCTTTCCAGTGTTCAGGCTGCATGCTCCATACCACAGGTCAGACCCCAACTTGCAAAATGGGAGTAGTACAGAAGTACACCTTTGCAAATTTCCTTCTCCCTGTTGACCTAACTGGTGCCTGCAATAATGGGAAATTAATCCATTTACACTGCCATGAAACCGCAACTGATAACAACTAAACACTTATTTGTGACCACACTAAACCAACATGCTGTGCTTTACATATCATTGAAATTATCggaatgatttaaaaacaaagccAAATGGTTAACTCATTAACTTGGTGTGTAGGCCTGGGTATGTTTCAAACTAAGTTCCCTCTCAGAGCAACCATGCAACTTCTCCGATGGTCTACTCACACCGATACATTCACTTCCGGTTTCTCGAGCTGCTATCATACACGGACACGGGGTCTGTGTAGCAATTCAAGGGAATGTGGGTGGATATTATCAAACAGCACGTCCCTTGACTTGTTTACAACAGGCAAGGTACTGACTTTACCCAACCAGCCCATCTTTGCAAAACTCTAACCACAATATttaacattagatgtgattttgTGATAAGATTTTTAGCAAATGTTCAGAGTGTGCTAAAGATTATGCTGACTACACATTTTAAGATTGTCAATTTCACTTGCACTATGATACACTTGTGGGTACTGGATGCCATGTTCGTTAATACACAGAGgtctgttctttgcagacagaaagaacaagtGCATACGATATGCCCATtgcaactcaacaaaatagacaTTAGCCATTCTCTGGATCATTCCTCCGGGCAGTGCCTTGATGAATTAGAGTCAATCTGCCagctttaaatttaaacaaaacttggcagctaaatgtcagtttttgtctaACTGTACACTCTCCATTGCAATGACTGTACCAATTTGAGTCCAATTAGGGTCAACTTCTCAATCGATCAGTACCTTTTTCTCATACAGTACAGGTATGTTGGTTCCTGATTGCATTGAAAACAGAAagaattgctgtaaatcagaaactaaaacagaactgtggaagggtcactcaacccaaaatgttagcttcgatttctgtcctcagatgctgccaaacctgctgagcttttctagcaatttctgtttttgttcccattgACTTTGATGCCTTCTTGTGAATTATCCAGGTGAGTGCAACACTTTGataaaatgtatcttttttaTTCAGCAACGCTCAAGTTCTACACTGTCAAATGATCAGCCACACAGTTGTGTGAGATTTGAATTTGAAAATCCTGCAGCTTATAGAAGCAAGATAGGACTAAAGGAGGCAAATATTTCTACACAGGCTATAAACTTAAAATTGCAATGGGAAAGGAACTGCTGGAAAAAGGGTTTCCCAACGAATATTTATACAAAAGTCATTGAAAGTGTCAGGAAAGTTTAGGAAAGTGCTCAGAAAAGAATACACAATCCCAGGCGATATATATAGAGGCAAAGAGTAACAATACAAAATGAAGTTGTGATTTGCCTTCATAAACAAAAAGTTCAGTCTCAACCAGAACATTACGTCCAATTTTGGGCAACATGCTACAGGAAAAATGTGAGGGATTGAGCAAGggagcagaaaatatttacaagcatgATTCAAGGGATGAGAGATTTCAGTTACTGTGGCAGATCGGAGAAGCTGAGCTCCTTTCCTTGGAaaggagaaggttgagagctgaTTTGATAGATGTGTTCAAAATCAGGAGGTGGTCTAGGGAGAGTATTGATGCAGAACTGGTCCAGTGGCACAGAAGTTGAGAACCGAAAAACATAGATTTTAACCTGATTAGCAAAAGAATCAAACTGAGCGTGTCAAACTGTTTTTGACTCGGTGGGTGataaagtgaaaggcaggtgtcttttccctaaaagggggggatttcaagactaaggggcatatttttaaggtgagagaagtggTACGTTCAGagcaagtgatggatgcaggtacagttacaacataaatacatgaataagaaatgtttagagggttaatggtaggtgtcttttccctagggtaggggatcTCAAGACTGGGggggacatttttaaggtgagaggagagagatttaaacaagacacgaggggtgatttttttttacacaagaggctggttcgcgtgtggaatgaacttccagaggaagtggtggatgtgggcacaattacaacattgaaaagacacttaggataagtacatgaatagggaaggtttggggggatatgggccaggagtagacAGGCAGGATTAGTTTAGCTTGGGTTTATGTTTGGCatggctggttggactgaagggttaggtccatgctgtatgactctatgactgcatgaGTGGTTAGAGTCTAGAGTAGACTGCCTGAAAGGTTTCAGAGGACAATCGGTTTAATGcctgaaagaaaaatatttgcaGGGCTACAGGAAATTTACGGAGGAGTGGCAGGAGGTAAATTGCAAGGAGCCAGTTCAGCCTCATTGAAcaaaatggcttccttttgtgctgtaattaTTCTAATCTGTGAGAAAATCTGTGCATCTGCTCCCAACCTTCTCTAGGTTCTCAATCTAGTCCACAGCCTCCCCTGCACTGCTCTAATTGGTGGCATTCTTGTAGCCTAGTTGCTAATTGGCCACCAATGCCAGATCCAACATCATGTGACACTGGGGTTGGGTTGACCGTCTTCCTTCCACTGCCCTGCCATGCCATCAAACACAAAATCCAGCCCAAGATTCATACCAACCCACCAGACTGCCCAGTTTTTGGGTGCTCACTGTTTACCATGAAGGCTTGCTCCTGGATGCACACTTTTTTCCACGTCTGTTGCGGTTGCCGTGTTCTCTGACTTGGGCCTCCACATTCTGCAGGTCACTATGTCGTTGCCTGACTCCGGACTCCATCCACCTGCAGTATAGCTGTGCTCATGTGGTGTCTCACACTCCAGTTCCAGAGGGCCTGGAAATTCAGCCCATTGCACCAGGTTCCCCGCCTTCTCGAACATACCAAACTCATCTTCACAGTCCCCATCACCAACTTTCTCCTTTGCCTGGGTGGCATCACATAATTGGGCCTGGTCTCCCACTGTGCCTGTTTCCATAGTTACCAGGTCTGCAAACCCTGCGGTGCCCTCGCAGGCTGGATGTGGTTGGGTTTCTGATGAACCAGTTTCTGTGATAACATTCCCCTCGACATCTTGAACATTCTGGTATCTCCATTGGTGTTTGCGAGGTTCTGTCAGTTCTTTAATTGCACAGTCTTTTGAAGCAGATATTGTAAGAGCTTGTGAGATTCCAGCCTGTTTGTGATCAGCTCCATGATACAGCCCATCCCCTGCCTCGGCTGTGGGACCAGCTCCATGATACAGCccatccccttcctctcctgtggGATCAGCTCCATGATACAGCccatccccttcctctcctgagGAATCAgctccatgataccacccacgccctgcCTCCACTGTGGGACCAGCTCCATGATACAGCCCACCCCCTGCCTCCACTGTGGGACCAGCTCCATGATACAGCTCACCCCCTGCCTCGGCTGTGGGATCAGCTCCACAATATAGCccatccccttcctctcctgtggGATCAGCTCCATGATACAGCTCACCCCCTGCCTCGGCTGTGGGACCAGCTCCATGATACAGCccatccccttcctctcctgtggGATCAGCTCCATGATACAGCccatccccttcctctcctgagGAATCAGCTCCATGATACAGCCCACCCCCTGCCTCCACTGTGGGACCAGCTCCATGATACAGCCCACCCCCTGCCTCCACTGTGGGACCAGCTCCATGATACAGCTCACCCCCTGCCTCGGCTGTGGGATCAGCTCCACAATATAGCccatccccttcctctcctgtggGATCAGCTCCATGATACAGCTCACCCCCTGCCTCGGCTGTGGGACCAGCTCCATGATACAGCccatccccttcctctcctgtggGATCAGCTCCATGATACAGCccatccccttcctctcctgagGAATCAGCTCCATGATACAGCCCACCCCCTGCCTCCACTGTGGGACCAGCTCCATGATACAGCTCACCCCCTGCCTCCATTGTGGGACCAGCTCCATGATACAGCCCACCCCCTGCCTCCACTGCGGGACCAGCTCCATGATACAGCCCACCCCCTGCCTCTGCTGTGGGACCAGCTCCATGACATGACCCAACGCATGCATCTGGCATGCAGCCAGTTGGAGGACAGTGTCCATCCAGTCCCGCCACTTTGGGACCAGATTTAGTAAACAGCTCAAAATCCGCCTCCATCATGTGACCGAATCCACAACAGTGcctttcctctggctccacagtGGGTCCGAGGACAGTCCCACTTAGTCCTTTGGCATCCAGGTTGCCATCTCCTTCAAGCCTCTCACTGAGGGGACAGGCGGGAAGGGGCACAGCCTGGGCACTGTCCTCCACTGACTTGAGAGGGGCACGTCTCCAGCTGCAGCCATTACCTTGCCATTGTGCTTTCCCAGCTAGGCTGAGCGGGACCCACGGGCGATGGTTAGCCTTGGCTTGAGGAGAAAGCCTGCACACCAAGTCCCTGGTGGGCGGTGCCAGGCAACCAGTACCATAGAATGGGCAGTCTGACAGCATCATTTCCAACCACACCCCTaccctttctccatttaaaactGGAAGAGGGTCTGAAACTCCATCCCCTGCATTTGGACTCCTGCCTCGTGTCTTCTGAATGCCCTGCTTTCTTTGTGTTCCTGGCAACCACTCCTCCAATTTTCCGAGGTTTCTCTTTTCTTTTAATGCAGTGTGGCAAAGGCTCAAAATCTTCTCTTTCACCAGCAcctcacctccctcaccctcgCCAACTTCCGGACCCCTGCATCTACTTACTGTCTCTGAACACCAGCTGGATCCTGCCCCCCACTCCAAACCATTTGTGCTGTGTGTGCCCAGCTTGGGAGCACAAGCCCTAAAGCCCACCGTCTGGGAAGATGGGGTAATTTGATGGGAATTCAGCTGCTGAGGCTAAACTCAAAACATCCCCCGCTTTGTCTTCTCTTGTGCTTTAATTCAGTTCTCAGGGTTCTGGGAAATGATAATCCATCTCTTTCTGACCCAGGTCAGGTGTGACTGAAGCAAGGCGTGCACTCGCAAGAATTGAACCCCACAGCTGTacaaagaaaaaaggaaaagatAGAGTCACAAACAAGGTTACCTTGCGCACCCAGCACACTGAACAGCACACACGGAAGGAAAAGaaagtcttgcatttatatagcatctttcacaattTTTGGGATATTGCTAAATGCTTTACGCTCAATGCAGGGCTTCAGAAATGCTGTAGGAAACTTTGCCAGTCAGTTTGTGCACAGCAGTATCCCACAAACGGGAACAGGATAAACACCAGTCAATAACCACTGAGGCCCTTGTCCAAAGAGGAATCCTTGGTGCTTGAAGGTTTGGCTGAACCACGCTTGCCTGCAGAGTGCATCATTGCTGTGTCTCATCCTGTTCTCATCCAGACTCACTGGATAACAGTCAAGAGTATGGACCTTCCTCAGTCAGGTCTCATACTCCCTGAGGGAGGTAAACTAACTCAGCAAAGACTGACCATTCTGGCCTCTGAAGCCCGGTATTCTTGATGCATAactgagagagaggaacagcaagaggttgaggggggggtagagagagagagagaaattgagagctaCAGATTAAGCCTAGCAACAGCTATTTAGGACTCAACAACAAAACATTCCAACTATAACAGcaacaacaaaacaaaagccATTCCTGCATGGTGAAATAAGTCAaggcttttaaaaattcattctatAAACAAATAGTTTTTGCCTATAATGTCCTTCAGATGGTGGTTGAAAGCCACTTTCTGTAACCACTGCTGTTCATCTGGTGTAGGTGCCACTCCGCCAATCCCCAAGCCCCAACACGCTCCGCACCCCCCCGCCGACAACATCcaacccccacctcctcacagtGCCGTTGGGGCTGTAAATTCAAtgattttgacccggtgacactgaaggaatggcgatacaatttcaagtcaggatagcaTTGGGAAATggcatgttcacacacacacagctgctgTAGATGGCAGAGGTTGTGGCTTTTGAAGGTGCCGTCCAAGGAGCTCGTTTACTCCCATAATGCAAACCATTACCAGTTTGTGTCTTACATAGTTTGCTGCCACCATCACATTTCCTTGACTGAGTCTAAGAACACACTTGGCTTACAGTAATAGTGATGTCGGTTATTGTTTGAATACAACCAGATACAAATTATATTACTAAGTTAGCCATTGTTACTCAGACTATTGGGACACCTGCAAGATTCTCTGCCTTTCCCACCTACATCCTTATGATATCATCACATTtgggtggagtttaatgcagtctccaacattaaGCCTTTCAGATCCATTACACTATACAGCAGATGTtttggtgagttattgcagtgtatcttgtagatgatacacactgctccTGCTCTGCACCAGCGATGAAGGCAGTGAATATTAGAAGTGATTGATGGGATGGAATTGACCTACCTTGTCCCCATCTTGATTGTAAAGTTTTCATCTCTATTTTCAAATCCTtcttctccttatctctgtaatctctgCCTTGCCTCTGAAATATCTACATTGCttcattctggcctcttgagcattcCCAGTGTTAATCTCTCCACCACCAGGTGGCAGTGCTTTCGTGGCCAAGactccaagctctggaattctcctccatccatctctccacCTCTCCGTGTCACTTTCTTCCTTTAATACACTCCTCAAAGTCTCCACAGTCCTAGCAGTCTATATAGCCGCGCTCTCATTCGAGAGAAGCTGACTGGTGATAgttcaacctgagggtcaccgcaCCAAAGGCAGGGGGCAACGTTGACAAGATGGGCCTTCACAGTAGCCTCAGGTGATGCAGGAATTGCACcagtgctgttggcatcattctgcatcacaaaccagctcaTTGGCCTGGCAGcttgtttgtgatgcagaattgTGGTGCTAACACCGTGGGTTCattccttatctggtctgggtacacgtgattccagactcacagcaatgtggttgactcttaactgcccttcagACAATTAAAGGATGCGCAATAACGcaggcctagccaatgatgctctCAATcagtgaattaatttttttaataaaatccTGCACTGGCTCAGgttaccttctcaacctctcccctcacctgaagtgtggtgaACCTCAGGGTAACCCACCAGTAGTCACCTCACTGTTGCAAGAGATCAACAGATCTTGTGGTCTGGTAGGATGAAGGCAACTCTACCTTTTTACTTCTTAAAACCTCCACATTTTATAGGCTTTTGGTCACCAGCCCTATTCCCTTAAAGTGCCCTGGTGTTATATTTAACTTGATTGTGCTTCTGTGATATTGATTGTGCTTCTTGGGATATTTGGTCGCATTAAAGGTGCCACATAAATATAAATTGCTGCCGCTAGCAAGGCCGCTGAAAGGAAGGCAGGATTACAAATATAAGGAAGAATATAAAACAGTGTTAAGAGGGCCTATAAAACGAAAGAATTCAGACATGCTGACGCATGAGTGAAAGTTACAGATTAGCCTAGCAACAGCCAGTCCTTTCAAGATTGAACTCCAGAACATTTTCAATTGTATCAGCAACAACAGGAAAACTGCTGATGCATGCAGAGTGAGAAAATATT from Stegostoma tigrinum isolate sSteTig4 chromosome 39, sSteTig4.hap1, whole genome shotgun sequence includes:
- the LOC125447884 gene encoding uncharacterized protein LOC125447884 isoform X1 produces the protein MMLSDCPFYGTGCLAPPTRDLVCRLSPQAKANHRPWVPLSLAGKAQWQGNGCSWRRAPLKSVEDSAQAVPLPACPLSERLEGDGNLDAKGLSGTVLGPTVEPEERHCCGFGHMMEADFELFTKSGPKVAGLDGHCPPTGCMPDACVGSCHGAGPTAEAGGGLYHGAGPAVEAGGGLYHGAGPTMEAGGELYHGAGPTVEAGGGLYHGADSSGEEGDGLYHGADPTGEEGDGLYHGAGPTAEAGGELYHGADPTGEEGDGLYCGADPTAEAGGELYHGAGPTVEAGGGLYHGAGPTVEAGGGLYHGADSSGEEGDGLYHGADPTGEEGDGLYHGAGPTAEAGGELYHGADPTGEEGDGLYCGADPTAEAGGELYHGAGPTVEAGGGLYHGAGPTVEAGRGWYHGADSSGEEGDGLYHGADPTGEEGDGLYHGAGPTAEAGDGLYHGADHKQAGISQALTISASKDCAIKELTEPRKHQWRYQNVQDVEGNVITETGSSETQPHPACEGTAGFADLVTMETGTVGDQAQLCDATQAKEKVGDGDCEDEFGMFEKAGNLVQWAEFPGPLELECETPHEHSYTAGGWSPESGNDIVTCRMWRPKSENTATATDVEKSVHPGASLHGSSNRAAESWRSTWPPSCVTPSHTQTSESGWRAFHSEDWQTEGNSFDAFPLNKWEIEQQGTKAKWWSAALECHSFQPTPSAQSSLDNVGPESVFHTCFPTVSSTNLSDPTPPLGQLLGAKKGGEGFLSTQACDLWASLQNAAETVGLQRKWADCRSRKLLLVSLCVDPATTETSAGHTRTVASSLPFSIDTRTEWQPSPDTLDWDYKELMLIKNPAPQIQNGYSPTHRIQAFFYHWTQADRNGKSKTTYDFNKNFMA
- the LOC125447884 gene encoding uncharacterized protein LOC125447884 isoform X2, with the translated sequence MMLSDCPFYGTGCLAPPTRDLVCRLSPQAKANHRPWVPLSLAGKAQWQGNGCSWRRAPLKSVEDSAQAVPLPACPLSERLEGDGNLDAKGLSGTVLGPTVEPEERHCCGFGHMMEADFELFTKSGPKVAGLDGHCPPTGCMPDACVGSCHGAGPTAEAGGGLYHGAGPAVEAGGGLYHGAGPTMEAGGELYHGAGPTVEAGGGLYHGADSSGEEGDGLYHGADPTGEEGDGLYHGAGPTAEAGGELYHGADPTGEEGDGLYCGADPTAEAGGELYHGAGPTVEAGGGLYHGAGPTVEAGGGLYHGADSSGEEGDGLYHGADPTGEEGDGLYHGAGPTAEAGGELYHGADPTGEEGDGLYCGADPTAEAGGELYHGAGPTVEAGGGLYHGAGPTVEAGRGWYHGADSSGEEGDGLYHGADPTGEEGDGLYHGAGPTAEAGDGLYHGADHKQAGISQALTISASKDCAIKELTEPRKHQWRYQNVQDVEGNVITETGSSETQPHPACEGTAGFADLVTMETGTVGDQAQLCDATQAKEKVGDGDCEDEFGMFEKAGNLVQWAEFPGPLELECETPHEHSYTAGGWSPESGNDIVTCRMWRPKSENTATATDVEKSVHPGASLHGSSNRAAESWRSTWPPSCVTPSHTQTSESGWRAFHSEDWQTEGNSFDAFPLNKWEIEQQGTKAKWWSAALECHSFQPTPSAQSSLDNVGPESVFHTCFPTVSSTNLSDPTPPLGQLLGAKKGGEGFLSTQACDLWASLQNAAETVGLQRKWADCRSRKLLLVSLCVDPATTNPAPQIQNGYSPTHRIQAFFYHWTQADRNGKSKTTYDFNKNFMA